One Prevotella intermedia ATCC 25611 = DSM 20706 DNA window includes the following coding sequences:
- a CDS encoding outer membrane beta-barrel protein: MKKVLMTLAVAFIAVAANAQVYLGGSVGVATSEIDGGDDVTTYQVLPEIGYKINRDWAIGAIVGWGKGTPVKIESESRNYVTFQPYVRYTFVHSKYVDAFIDGGVGYAHFNNAHTPRNTPSYDEWAAGLKPGVSVNLSKKVSFVAHVGFLGWQSVKEDKADKDAHVWGVNLDGNNVNFGVYYNF; this comes from the coding sequence ATGAAAAAAGTTTTAATGACGCTTGCAGTAGCATTTATTGCAGTTGCTGCTAATGCACAGGTTTATCTTGGTGGTAGTGTAGGTGTTGCTACTTCTGAAATTGATGGTGGCGACGATGTAACAACTTATCAGGTTCTTCCAGAAATTGGTTATAAAATTAACAGAGATTGGGCAATTGGTGCTATTGTTGGTTGGGGTAAGGGTACTCCTGTTAAAATAGAAAGTGAAAGCCGTAACTATGTTACTTTCCAACCTTATGTTCGTTACACTTTCGTTCACTCTAAGTATGTAGATGCTTTCATTGATGGTGGTGTTGGTTATGCTCACTTTAACAATGCTCATACTCCACGTAACACTCCTTCATATGATGAATGGGCAGCAGGATTGAAGCCAGGTGTCTCAGTAAACCTCAGCAAGAAAGTTAGTTTCGTTGCTCACGTAGGTTTTTTAGGTTGGCAGTCTGTTAAGGAGGATAAGGCTGACAAGGACGCACACGTATGGGGTGTAAACCTTGATGGTAACAATGTTAACTTCGGTGTTTACTACAACTTCTAA
- the rplQ gene encoding 50S ribosomal protein L17 has product MRHNKKFNHLGRTASHRSAMLSNMAISLIKHKRITTTLAKAKALKKFVEPLITRAKDDTTNSRRVVFRYLQDKEAVNELFKEISVKVGDRPGGYTRVIKLGLRKGDAAPIAFIELVDYNENMAKTPKAEAKKTRRSRRSTKKVEGEAPATETAAEEAKAE; this is encoded by the coding sequence ATGAGACATAATAAAAAATTCAACCATTTAGGTCGTACTGCAAGTCATCGTAGTGCTATGCTTTCTAACATGGCAATCTCTTTGATTAAGCACAAAAGAATCACTACGACCCTCGCAAAGGCTAAGGCTTTGAAGAAGTTCGTTGAGCCTCTTATAACACGTGCAAAGGACGATACAACAAACTCACGTCGTGTAGTTTTCCGTTATTTGCAGGATAAGGAAGCTGTAAACGAATTGTTCAAGGAAATTTCAGTAAAGGTAGGCGACCGTCCAGGTGGTTACACTCGTGTTATCAAACTTGGTTTGCGTAAGGGCGACGCTGCTCCAATCGCTTTTATCGAGTTGGTTGATTACAACGAGAATATGGCTAAGACTCCTAAGGCAGAAGCTAAGAAGACACGTCGTAGCCGTCGTTCTACAAAGAAAGTTGAAGGTGAAGCACCTGCAACAGAAACAGCTGCTGAAGAAGCAAAGGCTGAATAA
- a CDS encoding DNA-directed RNA polymerase subunit alpha — translation MAILAFQKPDKVVMLEANDQFGKFEFRPLEPGFGITIGNSLRRILLSSLEGYAINTIRIAGVEHEFSTVPGVKEDVTNIILNLKQVRFKQVVEEFENEKVSITVENSTEFKAGDIGKYLTGFEVLNPDLVICHLDSKASMQIDLTINKGRGYVSAEENREFCTDVNVLPIDSIYTPIRNVKYSVEPYRVEQKTDYDKLVVEVATDGSIHPKDALKEAAKILIYHFMLFSDEKIMLENPDQEGNQEFDEEVLHMRQLLKTKLTDSTLNLSVRALNCLKAADVETLGDLVQYNKTDLLKFRNFGKKSLSELDDLLESLNLTFGTDITKYKLDRE, via the coding sequence ATGGCGATATTAGCATTTCAAAAACCTGATAAAGTTGTGATGCTGGAGGCCAACGACCAATTCGGAAAATTCGAATTTCGTCCGCTTGAGCCTGGCTTTGGAATTACCATTGGTAACTCTTTGCGACGCATCCTTCTTTCGTCATTAGAAGGTTATGCTATCAACACTATCCGTATAGCTGGTGTTGAGCATGAATTTTCTACAGTTCCTGGCGTAAAGGAAGATGTTACCAACATCATTTTGAATCTCAAGCAAGTTCGATTCAAGCAAGTAGTAGAAGAATTCGAGAATGAGAAAGTTAGTATCACCGTAGAGAATTCAACCGAATTCAAAGCAGGTGATATTGGTAAGTATCTGACTGGATTTGAAGTGTTAAATCCTGATTTGGTGATTTGTCATTTAGACTCAAAAGCTTCAATGCAGATAGATTTGACTATCAACAAGGGACGTGGCTACGTTTCTGCTGAAGAGAATCGTGAGTTCTGCACTGATGTAAATGTACTCCCAATCGATTCAATCTACACCCCAATACGCAACGTCAAATATTCAGTTGAGCCATATCGAGTTGAACAGAAGACCGACTATGACAAACTTGTTGTTGAAGTTGCAACAGATGGTTCTATTCACCCAAAGGACGCACTTAAAGAGGCTGCGAAAATTCTTATCTACCACTTTATGTTGTTTTCTGACGAAAAGATTATGTTGGAAAATCCTGACCAGGAAGGCAACCAAGAGTTCGATGAGGAGGTATTGCACATGCGTCAGTTGCTTAAGACCAAGCTTACTGACTCAACCCTCAACCTCAGTGTTCGTGCACTCAATTGCTTGAAGGCAGCTGATGTAGAAACACTTGGTGACCTTGTGCAGTACAACAAGACCGACCTCTTGAAGTTCCGCAACTTTGGTAAGAAATCGCTTTCAGAGCTTGATGATTTGCTCGAGAGTCTGAATCTAACGTTTGGAACCGATATTACAAAGTATAAATTGGACAGAGAATAA
- the rpsD gene encoding 30S ribosomal protein S4 → MARYIGPKSRIARRFGEPIFGADKVLAKRNFPPGQHGNNRRRKVSEYGAQLAEKQKAKYTYGVLERQFRNLFDHAAKASGITGEVLLQSLESRLDNVVYRLGLAPTRAAARQLVNHKHIVVNGNVVNIASYAVKAGDIVGVRERAKSLEVIEAALAGFNHSKYPWIEWDENSKSGKFLHQPDRADIPENIKEQLIVELYSKQ, encoded by the coding sequence ATGGCAAGATACATAGGTCCAAAATCTAGAATCGCACGCCGCTTTGGTGAGCCAATCTTCGGCGCAGATAAAGTGTTAGCTAAGAGAAATTTCCCTCCAGGTCAGCACGGTAATAATCGTCGTCGTAAGGTTTCTGAGTATGGTGCTCAGTTGGCTGAAAAGCAAAAGGCTAAATATACATACGGTGTTTTGGAGCGTCAGTTCCGTAACCTGTTCGACCACGCAGCTAAAGCAAGTGGTATTACAGGTGAGGTGCTTTTGCAGAGTCTTGAGAGTCGTCTCGACAACGTAGTTTATCGCCTTGGTCTTGCGCCTACCCGCGCAGCTGCTCGTCAGTTGGTAAATCACAAGCACATTGTTGTAAATGGTAATGTTGTAAACATTGCTTCTTACGCAGTTAAGGCTGGTGATATTGTAGGTGTCCGCGAAAGAGCGAAGTCTCTTGAAGTAATTGAAGCAGCTTTGGCTGGTTTCAACCATAGCAAGTATCCTTGGATAGAGTGGGACGAAAACAGCAAGAGCGGTAAGTTCCTCCACCAACCAGACCGTGCGGATATTCCAGAGAACATTAAAGAGCAGTTAATCGTTGAGTTGTACTCTAAACAATAA
- the rpsK gene encoding 30S ribosomal protein S11, whose product MAKKTATSKKRNVRVDALGQLHVHSSFNNIIVSLANNEGQVISWSSAGKMGFRGSKKNTPYAAQMAAEDCAKVAFDLGLRKVKAYVKGPGNGRESAIRAVNTVGIQVTEIIDVTPLPHNGCRPPKRRRV is encoded by the coding sequence ATGGCAAAAAAAACAGCAACATCTAAGAAAAGAAACGTAAGAGTTGATGCACTTGGTCAGCTTCACGTACATAGTTCATTTAATAATATTATTGTATCTTTGGCAAACAATGAAGGTCAGGTTATTTCATGGTCTTCAGCTGGTAAGATGGGATTCCGTGGTTCAAAGAAGAACACACCTTATGCTGCACAGATGGCGGCAGAGGATTGTGCTAAAGTGGCTTTTGACCTCGGCTTGCGTAAAGTAAAGGCGTATGTTAAGGGTCCAGGTAACGGTCGTGAGAGCGCAATTCGTGCTGTCAATACTGTTGGTATTCAGGTTACAGAGATTATCGATGTAACTCCATTGCCACACAATGGTTGCCGTCCTCCAAAACGTCGTCGTGTATAA
- the rpsM gene encoding 30S ribosomal protein S13, whose translation MAIRIVGVDLPQEKRGEIALTYIYGIGRSSSAKILDKAGIDRDLKVSEWSDDQAAKIREIIGAEFKVEGDLRSEIQMNIKRLMDIGCYRGVRHRNGLPVRGQSTKNNARTRKGKKKTVANKKKATK comes from the coding sequence ATGGCAATAAGAATTGTTGGAGTAGATTTGCCCCAAGAAAAGCGTGGCGAAATCGCATTGACTTATATCTATGGTATAGGTCGAAGTAGTTCAGCAAAGATATTGGATAAGGCAGGTATCGACCGCGACCTCAAGGTTAGCGAGTGGTCTGATGATCAAGCTGCTAAAATCCGTGAAATTATCGGCGCTGAATTCAAAGTGGAAGGTGATCTCCGTTCGGAGATTCAAATGAACATTAAGCGCCTCATGGATATAGGTTGCTATCGTGGAGTTAGACATCGTAATGGTCTTCCTGTTCGCGGTCAGAGTACTAAAAATAATGCTCGCACCCGTAAGGGAAAGAAGAAGACTGTTGCTAATAAGAAGAAGGCTACTAAGTAA
- the rpmJ gene encoding 50S ribosomal protein L36, giving the protein MKTRASLKKRTADCKIVRRKGRLFVINKKNPKFKLRQG; this is encoded by the coding sequence ATGAAGACAAGAGCATCATTAAAGAAACGTACAGCTGACTGCAAGATTGTTCGTCGCAAAGGTCGCCTGTTCGTTATTAACAAGAAAAACCCTAAGTTCAAGTTACGTCAGGGTTAA
- the infA gene encoding translation initiation factor IF-1, whose protein sequence is MAKQTAIEQDGTILEALSNAMFRVELENGVDITAHISGKMRMHYIKILPGDKVKVEMSPYDLTKGRIVFRYK, encoded by the coding sequence ATGGCAAAACAAACCGCTATTGAGCAAGATGGAACAATTTTAGAAGCACTTTCTAATGCAATGTTCCGTGTAGAGTTGGAAAACGGTGTTGATATTACAGCACATATTTCTGGTAAGATGAGAATGCACTACATTAAGATTCTTCCTGGAGATAAAGTGAAAGTTGAGATGAGTCCATACGACTTGACAAAAGGCAGAATAGTTTTCAGATACAAATAA
- the secY gene encoding preprotein translocase subunit SecY, translated as MKKFIETLKNCWKIEDLRKRLLVTILFTAIYRFGSFIVLPGINPGLLEKLQSQTAGGLMSLLDMFSGGAFSKASIFALGIMPYISASIVMQLLAVAVPYFQKMQREGESGHKKINWYTRVLTIFILLFQAPAYLINLKTQAAGALATGVNWTVFMISASIILAAGSMFILWLGERITDKGVGNGVSIIIMVGIIARLPQAFFQEVSSRFTAITSGGLVMFIAEIIILYLVVCAAILLTQGTRKIPVQYAKKVVGNKQYGGARQYIPLKLFAANVMPIIFAQALMFIPLAIVQYSTDSASPVLQSLMDTKSLLYNAIYVALIVAFTYFYTAITLNPTQMAEDMKRNNGFIPGVKPGKNTAEYIDSVMTRLTGPGSVFIAFIAVMPALAGLLNVQDSFGQFFGGTSLLILVGVVIDSLQQIESHLMMRHYDGLLNSGHTRGNGTVAAY; from the coding sequence ATGAAAAAGTTTATTGAGACACTGAAGAACTGTTGGAAAATCGAGGATTTGCGCAAGCGACTCCTCGTGACCATCTTGTTCACAGCCATTTACCGTTTTGGCTCTTTTATAGTACTTCCTGGAATTAACCCAGGATTGTTGGAAAAACTCCAGTCACAAACAGCTGGCGGTTTAATGTCATTGTTGGACATGTTCTCTGGTGGTGCATTCTCTAAAGCATCTATTTTCGCTTTAGGAATTATGCCTTATATCTCAGCTTCTATCGTAATGCAGCTTTTGGCTGTAGCGGTGCCTTATTTCCAAAAAATGCAGCGTGAAGGTGAGAGTGGACATAAGAAGATTAATTGGTACACACGTGTGCTGACAATATTTATTTTATTGTTCCAGGCTCCTGCGTATTTGATTAACTTGAAGACACAGGCAGCTGGTGCTTTGGCAACAGGTGTGAACTGGACAGTCTTTATGATATCTGCCTCAATAATCTTGGCTGCTGGGTCTATGTTTATCTTATGGCTCGGTGAACGCATTACTGATAAAGGTGTAGGAAATGGAGTCTCAATCATCATTATGGTGGGTATCATTGCACGTCTTCCACAGGCTTTCTTCCAAGAAGTTAGCAGTCGTTTTACGGCAATTACTAGTGGCGGTCTTGTGATGTTTATCGCTGAGATTATCATTCTTTACTTGGTTGTGTGTGCAGCTATTCTTCTTACGCAGGGAACTCGCAAGATTCCTGTACAGTATGCTAAGAAAGTTGTTGGGAATAAGCAATATGGTGGTGCGCGTCAGTATATACCTTTGAAGTTGTTTGCTGCCAACGTTATGCCTATCATCTTTGCTCAGGCTTTGATGTTTATTCCATTGGCTATCGTTCAGTACTCTACTGATAGCGCAAGTCCAGTACTTCAGTCTTTGATGGACACAAAGAGTTTGTTGTATAATGCAATATATGTAGCCTTAATTGTTGCATTTACTTACTTCTATACGGCTATTACTCTTAATCCTACTCAGATGGCTGAGGATATGAAACGTAACAATGGTTTCATTCCTGGGGTTAAGCCTGGCAAGAATACTGCAGAATATATCGATTCTGTGATGACTCGATTGACAGGTCCTGGTTCTGTTTTCATTGCTTTCATTGCAGTTATGCCGGCATTGGCAGGCTTACTGAATGTACAAGACTCATTTGGTCAGTTCTTTGGTGGAACTTCATTATTGATTCTTGTTGGTGTGGTTATTGATTCTCTCCAGCAAATAGAGTCTCATCTGATGATGCGCCACTATGACGGTCTTTTGAACTCTGGTCATACAAGAGGCAATGGTACTGTCGCAGCATATTAA
- the rplO gene encoding 50S ribosomal protein L15 — translation MKLNNLKPAAGSTHSRRRIGRGTGSGLGGTSTRGHKGAKSRSGYKRKIGFEGGQMPLQRRVPKGGFKNINHKEYFAVNLSTLQELAEKKNLTKIGLAELVEAGLTNGKVLVKILGNGELKAKVDVEANAFSKTAEEAIKAVGGNTTII, via the coding sequence ATGAAATTAAATAATTTGAAACCAGCAGCGGGCTCAACCCACTCTCGTCGTCGTATTGGTCGTGGTACAGGTTCTGGACTTGGCGGTACGTCTACCCGTGGTCATAAGGGTGCAAAGTCACGTTCTGGTTATAAGAGAAAGATTGGTTTTGAAGGTGGTCAGATGCCACTTCAGCGCCGTGTTCCAAAGGGTGGTTTCAAGAATATCAACCATAAGGAATACTTTGCTGTGAACTTGTCTACTCTTCAAGAACTTGCTGAGAAGAAGAATCTTACTAAGATTGGATTGGCTGAATTGGTTGAAGCTGGTTTGACAAATGGTAAGGTACTTGTTAAGATTCTCGGTAACGGAGAATTAAAGGCGAAGGTAGATGTTGAAGCAAATGCCTTCTCAAAGACTGCCGAAGAAGCTATCAAGGCAGTAGGTGGTAACACAACTATAATCTAA
- the rpmD gene encoding 50S ribosomal protein L30: MATIKVKQIKSRINAPKDQKATLMALGLRKISQIVEVEDTPSIRGMIRKVHHLVSVID, encoded by the coding sequence ATGGCAACAATAAAGGTTAAGCAGATAAAGAGCCGTATTAACGCTCCTAAAGACCAAAAAGCCACATTGATGGCTCTTGGACTTCGTAAGATTTCACAGATAGTAGAAGTAGAAGATACTCCAAGTATTCGTGGAATGATTCGAAAAGTACATCATTTGGTATCAGTAATTGATTAA
- the rpsE gene encoding 30S ribosomal protein S5 codes for MAMNKVKVNSDVELKDRLVAINRVTKVTKGGRTFTFAAIVVVGDGKGVIGWGLGKAGEVTAAIQKGTDAAKKNLVKVSVLKGTVPHEVETRYSGAQVLLKPAAAGTGLKAGGAMRAVLESAGITDVIAKSKGSSNPHNLVKATIAALAQMRDAYTVAGERGISMNKVFNG; via the coding sequence ATGGCAATGAATAAAGTAAAAGTAAATAGTGACGTAGAACTAAAGGACCGTTTGGTTGCTATCAACCGCGTGACCAAGGTAACTAAGGGTGGACGTACTTTCACATTTGCGGCCATCGTCGTTGTAGGTGATGGTAAAGGTGTAATCGGTTGGGGACTTGGCAAGGCTGGTGAAGTAACGGCTGCTATCCAGAAGGGTACGGATGCTGCTAAGAAGAACCTTGTAAAGGTTTCAGTTCTGAAAGGTACAGTTCCTCACGAAGTAGAAACACGTTATAGTGGTGCACAAGTACTTCTTAAACCAGCTGCAGCTGGTACAGGTTTGAAAGCTGGTGGTGCTATGCGTGCTGTATTGGAAAGTGCTGGTATTACCGATGTGATTGCAAAATCTAAAGGTTCATCAAACCCTCATAACCTTGTAAAGGCAACTATTGCTGCTCTTGCTCAAATGCGTGATGCTTATACTGTTGCAGGTGAACGTGGTATTAGTATGAACAAAGTTTTTAACGGTTAA
- the rplR gene encoding 50S ribosomal protein L18: MTTKKEQRRLKIKFHIRKSVSGTAERPRLSVFRSNKQIYAQVINDLTGTTLAAASSAGLEKMAKIEQAKKVGELVAQKATAAGVQQVVFDRNGYLYHGRVQALADGAREGGLKF, from the coding sequence ATGACAACAAAGAAAGAACAAAGAAGACTAAAGATAAAGTTCCACATTCGCAAGAGTGTGAGCGGAACTGCAGAACGCCCCCGTTTGAGCGTATTCCGCAGTAATAAGCAAATTTATGCACAGGTTATTAATGATTTGACAGGTACTACACTTGCTGCAGCTTCTTCTGCTGGTCTTGAGAAAATGGCTAAGATAGAGCAAGCTAAGAAAGTTGGTGAACTTGTTGCGCAGAAGGCTACAGCTGCTGGAGTTCAACAGGTAGTGTTTGACCGTAATGGTTATCTTTATCATGGACGCGTACAAGCTTTGGCTGATGGCGCTCGTGAAGGAGGACTTAAATTCTAA
- the rplF gene encoding 50S ribosomal protein L6, protein MSRIGKLPISIPAGVTISQKDDVVTVKGPKGELSQYVHPSIKVNIEDAQITFEVDEQHIENYKQKQAYHGLYRSLVNNMVVGVSEGYTKTLELVGVGYRVSNQGNLVEFTLGYTHPIFLQLPKEVKVETKSERNQNPIITLETADKQLLGLICAKIRSFRKPEPYKGKGILFKGEVIRRKSGKSAAAK, encoded by the coding sequence ATGTCAAGAATTGGAAAATTACCAATTAGTATTCCTGCTGGAGTTACAATCTCACAAAAGGATGATGTTGTTACAGTAAAAGGTCCAAAGGGCGAATTGTCTCAGTATGTTCATCCTTCTATTAAGGTAAATATCGAAGATGCTCAAATCACTTTTGAAGTTGATGAGCAGCACATCGAAAACTACAAGCAGAAGCAAGCTTACCATGGACTTTATCGTTCACTTGTGAACAATATGGTAGTCGGAGTTAGCGAAGGCTATACAAAGACACTTGAGTTGGTAGGTGTTGGTTATCGTGTATCTAATCAGGGTAACTTGGTTGAATTTACACTTGGTTATACACACCCTATTTTCTTACAACTTCCAAAAGAAGTTAAGGTGGAAACAAAGAGTGAGCGTAACCAAAATCCAATTATTACTCTTGAAACAGCTGATAAGCAACTGTTAGGTCTTATTTGTGCTAAGATTCGTTCTTTCCGTAAGCCTGAACCGTATAAAGGTAAGGGTATCTTGTTCAAGGGAGAGGTTATTCGCAGAAAGTCTGGTAAATCAGCTGCAGCTAAGTAA
- the rpsH gene encoding 30S ribosomal protein S8: MTDPIADYLTRLRNAIMAHHRVVEVPASNLKKSITKILFEKGYILNYKFIEDGPQGTIKVALKYDPVTKQNAIKSLKRVSSPGLRQYTGYKDMPRVINGLGIAIISTSKGVMTNKEAAAEKIGGEVLCYIY, translated from the coding sequence ATGACAGATCCAATAGCAGATTATCTGACAAGACTCAGAAACGCAATCATGGCTCATCACCGTGTTGTTGAAGTTCCTGCGTCTAACTTGAAGAAGTCTATTACTAAGATTCTCTTCGAGAAGGGTTACATCTTGAACTATAAGTTCATAGAAGATGGACCACAAGGAACTATTAAGGTCGCATTAAAATACGACCCAGTTACAAAGCAGAACGCTATCAAGAGTTTGAAACGCGTTTCATCACCAGGTCTTCGCCAGTATACTGGCTACAAAGACATGCCGAGAGTTATTAATGGACTTGGAATTGCAATTATTTCTACGTCTAAAGGTGTAATGACTAACAAGGAAGCTGCTGCTGAGAAAATTGGTGGTGAGGTTCTTTGCTACATTTATTAA
- the rpsN gene encoding 30S ribosomal protein S14, producing MAKESMKAREVKRAKLVARYAEKRAALKKIIATTEDPAEAYEAARKLQAIPKNANPIRLHNRCKITGRPKGYIRHFGISRIQFREMASQGLIPGVKKASW from the coding sequence ATGGCAAAAGAATCAATGAAAGCTCGCGAAGTTAAGCGTGCGAAGTTAGTAGCTCGTTATGCAGAGAAGCGTGCAGCTTTGAAGAAGATTATCGCTACAACTGAAGACCCTGCTGAAGCATATGAGGCAGCTCGTAAGTTGCAAGCTATTCCTAAGAACGCAAATCCAATTCGCTTGCATAACCGTTGCAAGATAACAGGTCGTCCAAAGGGATATATTCGTCACTTCGGTATTTCTCGTATTCAGTTCCGTGAGATGGCATCTCAAGGATTGATACCAGGAGTAAAGAAGGCTAGCTGGTAA
- the rplE gene encoding 50S ribosomal protein L5, whose product MNTAKLKKEYKEQIAPALQKQFNYTSAMQIPVLKKIVINQGLGDATQDKKIIEVAINEITAITGQKAVATYSRKDIANFKLRKKMPIGVMVTLRRERMYEFLEKLVRVSLPRIRDFKGIESKFDGRGNYTLGITEQIIFPEINIDQVDRIQGLNITFVTSAQTDEEGYAILKAFGLPFKNAKND is encoded by the coding sequence ATGAATACAGCAAAATTAAAGAAAGAGTATAAAGAGCAAATAGCTCCAGCTCTACAAAAGCAATTCAATTACACTTCTGCAATGCAGATCCCAGTCTTGAAGAAGATTGTTATCAACCAAGGTTTGGGTGATGCAACTCAGGACAAGAAGATTATTGAAGTTGCAATCAATGAGATTACAGCTATCACTGGTCAGAAGGCAGTAGCAACCTATTCAAGGAAAGATATAGCTAACTTTAAACTTCGTAAGAAGATGCCTATTGGTGTTATGGTAACATTGCGTCGTGAACGTATGTATGAGTTTTTAGAGAAGCTTGTACGTGTGTCATTACCTCGTATCCGTGACTTCAAAGGTATTGAGAGTAAGTTTGATGGTCGCGGTAACTACACATTGGGTATTACCGAACAGATTATCTTCCCAGAGATAAACATTGATCAAGTGGACCGCATTCAAGGTTTGAATATTACTTTCGTTACATCAGCACAGACTGATGAGGAAGGTTACGCAATCCTTAAAGCATTCGGACTTCCATTTAAGAACGCTAAAAACGATTAA
- the rplX gene encoding 50S ribosomal protein L24 yields MAKFHIKKDDQVIVLAGSDKGRSGKVLKVLVDKERVLVEGINMVSKSTKPSAANPQGGIVKQEAPIHISNVSLIDPKSGKPTRIKIEREGKTVKRIAKKSGEVIK; encoded by the coding sequence ATGGCAAAATTCCATATTAAGAAAGACGATCAAGTTATCGTACTTGCTGGCTCTGACAAGGGCAGAAGTGGTAAAGTGCTCAAAGTTCTCGTTGACAAAGAACGCGTACTGGTTGAAGGAATCAATATGGTTTCAAAGAGTACAAAGCCGTCTGCAGCAAATCCACAAGGTGGTATTGTGAAGCAAGAAGCACCTATTCACATCTCAAATGTTAGTCTTATCGATCCGAAAAGCGGTAAACCAACACGTATCAAAATTGAGCGTGAGGGAAAGACTGTGAAGCGTATCGCTAAAAAGTCAGGGGAGGTAATTAAGTAA
- the rplN gene encoding 50S ribosomal protein L14 produces MIQSESKLTVCDNSGAREAKCIRVLGGTRRRYASVGDVIVVAVQNVIPSSDIKKGAVSKALIVRTKKEIRRADGSYIRFDDNACVLLNNAGELRGSRIFGPVARELRAVNMKVVSLAPEVL; encoded by the coding sequence ATGATACAGTCAGAATCAAAACTTACAGTATGTGATAACAGCGGTGCACGTGAGGCAAAATGTATTCGTGTACTTGGTGGTACACGCCGTCGTTATGCAAGTGTTGGTGACGTTATCGTAGTTGCAGTGCAGAACGTCATCCCATCAAGTGATATTAAAAAAGGTGCAGTGTCAAAAGCTTTGATAGTACGCACAAAGAAAGAAATCCGTCGTGCTGATGGTTCATACATTCGTTTCGATGATAATGCTTGTGTATTGCTGAACAACGCTGGCGAACTTCGTGGTAGCCGTATTTTTGGCCCTGTGGCTCGTGAGCTTCGTGCAGTAAATATGAAAGTCGTTTCTTTGGCACCTGAGGTTCTTTAA
- the rpsQ gene encoding 30S ribosomal protein S17, with the protein MVQMETRNLRKVRQGVVTSNKMDKTIVIAAKFKEKHPIYGKFVQKTKKYHVHDEKNEANIGDTVMIMETRPLSRTKRWRLVQIVEKAK; encoded by the coding sequence ATGGTTCAGATGGAAACAAGAAATTTAAGAAAAGTAAGACAGGGTGTCGTAACGAGTAATAAAATGGATAAAACCATTGTTATTGCTGCTAAATTTAAAGAGAAGCACCCTATATATGGTAAGTTTGTCCAAAAGACAAAGAAATACCATGTTCACGATGAAAAGAATGAGGCCAATATCGGTGATACAGTAATGATAATGGAAACTCGTCCTTTGAGTAGAACAAAAAGATGGAGATTAGTTCAAATAGTAGAAAAAGCTAAGTAA
- the rpmC gene encoding 50S ribosomal protein L29 yields MKIKEVKQLDTKELVEKIENAETALDKMKLNHQITPLENPSQIKAARRDIARMKTELRQRELNK; encoded by the coding sequence ATGAAGATTAAAGAAGTTAAACAACTTGATACCAAGGAATTGGTAGAAAAGATAGAGAATGCTGAAACAGCTCTTGATAAAATGAAGCTGAACCATCAGATCACTCCTCTTGAGAATCCATCACAGATTAAGGCTGCTCGTCGTGATATAGCACGTATGAAAACTGAACTTCGTCAAAGAGAACTTAATAAATAA